From the genome of Fundulus heteroclitus isolate FHET01 chromosome 9, MU-UCD_Fhet_4.1, whole genome shotgun sequence, one region includes:
- the upf1 gene encoding regulator of nonsense transcripts 1 isoform X1 produces the protein MSVEAYGPSSQTLTFLDTEEAELLGADTQGSEYDFTDFTLPSQTQTQGQTQSQLDGQINGPDEGLHNGGMDDSVAKSTQLLGELNFEEDEEDTYYTKDLPIHACSYCGIHDPACVVYCNTSKKWFCNGRGNTSGSHIVNHMVRAKCKEVTLHKDGPLGETVLECYNCGCRNVFLLGFIPAKADSVVVLLCRQPCASQSSLKDINWDSSQWQPLIQDRCFLSWLVKIPSEQEQLRARQITAQQINKLEELWKDNPGATLEDLEKPGVDEEPQHVLLRYEDAYQYQNIFGPLVKLEADYDKKLKESQTQDNITVRWDLGLNKKRIAYFTLPKTDSGDMRLMQGDEICLRYKGDLAPMWKGIGHVIKVPDNYGDEIAIELRSSVGAPVEIPHNFQVDFVWKSTSFDRMQSALKTFAVDETSVSGYIYHKLLGHEVEDVTIKCQLPKRFTAPGLPDLNHSQVYAVKTVLQRPLSLIQGPPGTGKTVTSATIVYHLSRQGNGPVLVCAPSNIAVDQLTEKIDKTGLKVVRLCAKSREAIESPVSFLALHNQISNMDSMPELQKLQQLKDETGELSSADEKRYRALKRTAERELLMNADVICCTCVGAGDPRLAKMQFRSILIDESTQATEPECMVPVVLGAKQLILVGDHCQLGPVVMCKKAAKAGLSQSLFERLVVLGIRPIRLQVQYRMHPALSAFPSNIFYEGSLQNGVTAADRIKKGFDFQWPQPDKPMFFYVTQGQEEIASSGTSYLNRTEAANVEKITTRLLKAGAKPDQIGIITPYEGQRSYLVQYMQFSGSLHTKLYQQVEIASVDAFQGREKDFIILSCVRANEHQGIGFLNDPRRLNVALTRAKYGVIIVGNPKALSKQPLWNNLLNYYKEQKVLVEGPLNNLRESLMQFSKPRKLVNTINPGGRFMSTAMYDAREALIPGSAYDRSSTAGRPSNMYFQTHDQIGMIGAGPGQMAAMNIPIPFNLVMPPMPPPSYLGQTNGPAAGRGAMKGKPGRGGRQRVRGSGHQGTSQGNGPNSQASQDGASQSFSQGPLTQGYISMSQPSQMSQPGLSQPELSQDSYLGDEFKSQIDVALSQDSTYQGERAYQHGGVTGLSQY, from the exons CTACTGTGGTATCCATGACCCAGCGTGTGTGGTGTACTGCAACACCAGCAAGAAGTGGTTCTGTAATGGCCGTGGGAACACATCTGGCAG CCACATTGTGAACCACATGGTGAGGGCCAAATGTAAAGAAGTGACGCTGCACAAAGATGGGCCGCTGGGCGAGACTGTGCTGGAATGCTACAACTGCGGCTGTCGCAACGTCTTCCTGCTGGGCTTCATCCCAGCTAAAGCCGACTCTGTGGTGGTGCTTCTGTGCAG GCAGCCCTGCGCGAGCCAGAGCAGCTTGAAAGACATCAACTGGGACAGCTCACAGTGGCAGCCGCTGATCCAGGACCGCTGTTTCCTGTCCTGGCTGGTGAAGATCCCATCAGAGCAGGAGCAGCTGCGAGCCCGTCAGATCACTGCCCAGCAGATCAATAAGCTGGAGGAGCTCTGGAAG gaCAATCCTGGTGCTACTTTGGAGGACTTGGAGAAACCTGGAGTGGATGAAGAACCCCAGCATGTGCTGCTACGCTATGAAGACGCCTACCAGTACCAGAACATCTTCGGCCCTTTGGTCAAACTGGAGGCCGACTATGACAAAAAGCTTAAAGAGTCTCAG aCTCAAGACAATATAACCGTCAGGTGGGACCTGGGGTTAAACAAAAAGCGGATTGCTTATTTCACGCTTCCCAAGACGGATTCAGGTG ATATGCGGCTGATGCAGGGTGACGAGATCTGCCTGCGGTACAAAGGAGACCTGGCTCCTATGTGGAAGGGCATCGGTCACGTCATCAAAGTCCCCGACA ACTACGGGGATGAAATTGCCATCGAGTTGCGCAGCAGCGTCGGAGCGCCTGTGGAAATTCCTCATAACTTCCAGGTGGACTTTGTTTGGAAATCAACTTCCTTTGACAG GATGCAAAGCGCCCTGAAGACATTTGCCGTTGACGAGACCTCCGTGTCCGGCTACATTTACCACAAACTCCTGGGCCACGAGGTCGAAGATGTCACCATCAAGTGCCAGCTGCCAAAGCGCTTCACTGCCCCGGGCCTGCCAGACCTCAACCACTCACAG GTTTACGCTGTAAAGACGGTGCTGCAGAGGCCGCTCAGTCTCATCCAGGGGCCGCCCGGCACCGGCAAGACCGTCACCTCGGCCACCATCGTCTACCACCTGTCTCGACAGGGCAATGG ACCCGTTCTGGTGTGCGCTCCCAGTAACATCGCCGTGGATCAGCTGACGGAGAAGATCGACAAGACCGGCCTGAAGGTGGTCAGGCTGTGCGCCAAGAGCCGGGAGGCCATCGAGTCCCCCGTCTCGTTCCTGGCCCTCCACAACCAGATCAGTAACATGGACAG CATGCCGGAGCttcagaagctgcagcagctgaaggatgAAACTGGAGAGCTGTCGTCTGCTGACGAGAAACGTTACCGGGCTCTGAAGCGCACCGCTGAGAGGGAGCTGCTCATG AACGCTGATGTGATTTGCTGCACCTGCGTTGGAGCTGGAGATCCCCGTCTGGCCAAGATGCAGTTCCGCTCCATCCTGATCGACGAGAGCACCCAGGCCACCGAGCCGGAGTGCATGGTGCCCGTGGTGCTGGGAGCCAAGCAG ctgATTCTCGTGGGCGACCACTGCCAGCTGGGCCCGGTGGTGATGTGCAAGAAGGCCGCCAAGGCAGGCCTGTCTCAGTCTCTGTTTGAGCGACTGGTGGTGCTGGGAATCCGGCCAATCCGCCTGCAGGTCCAGTACCGCATGCACCCAGCTCTCAGTGCCTTCCCATCAAACATCTTCTACGAGGGCTCCCTGCAGAACGGCGTCACAGCAG CTGATCGCATCAAGAAGGGTTTTGACTTCCAGTGGCCTCAGCCGGACAAGCCCATGTTCTTCTACGTGACTCAGGGTCAGGAGGAAATCGCCAGTTCTGGAACATCATATCTGAACAG gactGAGGCGGCAAACGTGGAGAAAATCACCACAAGGTTGCTGAAGGCTGGAGCTAAACCCGACCAGATCGGCATCATCACGCCGTACGAGGGGCAGCGCTCCTACCTGGTCCAGTACATGCAGTTCAGTGGCTCCCTTCACACCAAGCTGTACCAG CAAGTGGAAATTGCCAGTGTGGACGCCTTCCAGGGCAGAGAGAAGGACTTTATCATCCTTTCTTGTGTTCGAGCCAATGAGCATCAGGGCATCGGCTTCCTGAATGACCCGCGTCGCCTCAACGTGGCGCTGACCAGAGCAAA GTACGGTGTGATCATTGTGGGGAATCCCAAAGCGCTCTCCAAGCAGCCGCTGTGGAACAACCTGCTGAACTACTACAAGGAGCAGAAGGTCCTGGTGGAAGGACCCCTCAACAACCTCCGAGAGAGCCTCATGCAGTTCAGCAAGCCTCGCAAACTGGTCAACACCATCAACCCT GGTGGACGTTTCATGAGCACGGCCATGTACGACGCCCGCGAGGCGCTCATCCCAGGCTCCGCCTACGACCGCAGCAGCACTG CTGGACGTCCGTCCAACATGTACTTTCAAACGCATGATCAGATCGGGATGATCGGCGCCGGGCCGGGTCAGATGGCTGCGATGAATATCCCTATACCCTTCAACCTGGTGATGCCTCCGATGCCTCCGCCCAGCTATCTGGGTCAGACCAATGGTCCTGCAGCAG GCCGCGGTGCTATGAAGGGTAAGCCTGGCCGTGGCGGTAGACAGCGGGTCCGCGGTTCGGGTCACCAGGGCACCAGTCAGGGTAACGGACCCAACAGCCAGGCCAGCCAGGACGGGGCCTCCCAGTCTTTCTCCCAGGGGCCGCTGACTCAGGGTTACATCTCTATGAGCCAGCCGTCTCAGATGAGCCAGCCTGGCCTCTCCCAGCCAGAGTTGTCCCAG GATAGCTACCTGGGCGATGAATTCAAGTCCCAGATCGACGTGGCTCTGTCCCAGGACTCCACTTACCAGGGTGAACGCGCGTACCAGCATGGCGGGGTGACCGGACTGTCACAGTACTAA
- the upf1 gene encoding regulator of nonsense transcripts 1 isoform X2, producing the protein MSVEAYGPSSQTLTFLDTEEAELLGADTQGSEYDFTDFTLPSQTQTQGQTQSQLDGQINGPDEGLHNGGMDDSVAKSTQLLGELNFEEDEEDTYYTKDLPIHACSYCGIHDPACVVYCNTSKKWFCNGRGNTSGSHIVNHMVRAKCKEVTLHKDGPLGETVLECYNCGCRNVFLLGFIPAKADSVVVLLCRQPCASQSSLKDINWDSSQWQPLIQDRCFLSWLVKIPSEQEQLRARQITAQQINKLEELWKDNPGATLEDLEKPGVDEEPQHVLLRYEDAYQYQNIFGPLVKLEADYDKKLKESQTQDNITVRWDLGLNKKRIAYFTLPKTDSDMRLMQGDEICLRYKGDLAPMWKGIGHVIKVPDNYGDEIAIELRSSVGAPVEIPHNFQVDFVWKSTSFDRMQSALKTFAVDETSVSGYIYHKLLGHEVEDVTIKCQLPKRFTAPGLPDLNHSQVYAVKTVLQRPLSLIQGPPGTGKTVTSATIVYHLSRQGNGPVLVCAPSNIAVDQLTEKIDKTGLKVVRLCAKSREAIESPVSFLALHNQISNMDSMPELQKLQQLKDETGELSSADEKRYRALKRTAERELLMNADVICCTCVGAGDPRLAKMQFRSILIDESTQATEPECMVPVVLGAKQLILVGDHCQLGPVVMCKKAAKAGLSQSLFERLVVLGIRPIRLQVQYRMHPALSAFPSNIFYEGSLQNGVTAADRIKKGFDFQWPQPDKPMFFYVTQGQEEIASSGTSYLNRTEAANVEKITTRLLKAGAKPDQIGIITPYEGQRSYLVQYMQFSGSLHTKLYQQVEIASVDAFQGREKDFIILSCVRANEHQGIGFLNDPRRLNVALTRAKYGVIIVGNPKALSKQPLWNNLLNYYKEQKVLVEGPLNNLRESLMQFSKPRKLVNTINPGGRFMSTAMYDAREALIPGSAYDRSSTAGRPSNMYFQTHDQIGMIGAGPGQMAAMNIPIPFNLVMPPMPPPSYLGQTNGPAAGRGAMKGKPGRGGRQRVRGSGHQGTSQGNGPNSQASQDGASQSFSQGPLTQGYISMSQPSQMSQPGLSQPELSQDSYLGDEFKSQIDVALSQDSTYQGERAYQHGGVTGLSQY; encoded by the exons CTACTGTGGTATCCATGACCCAGCGTGTGTGGTGTACTGCAACACCAGCAAGAAGTGGTTCTGTAATGGCCGTGGGAACACATCTGGCAG CCACATTGTGAACCACATGGTGAGGGCCAAATGTAAAGAAGTGACGCTGCACAAAGATGGGCCGCTGGGCGAGACTGTGCTGGAATGCTACAACTGCGGCTGTCGCAACGTCTTCCTGCTGGGCTTCATCCCAGCTAAAGCCGACTCTGTGGTGGTGCTTCTGTGCAG GCAGCCCTGCGCGAGCCAGAGCAGCTTGAAAGACATCAACTGGGACAGCTCACAGTGGCAGCCGCTGATCCAGGACCGCTGTTTCCTGTCCTGGCTGGTGAAGATCCCATCAGAGCAGGAGCAGCTGCGAGCCCGTCAGATCACTGCCCAGCAGATCAATAAGCTGGAGGAGCTCTGGAAG gaCAATCCTGGTGCTACTTTGGAGGACTTGGAGAAACCTGGAGTGGATGAAGAACCCCAGCATGTGCTGCTACGCTATGAAGACGCCTACCAGTACCAGAACATCTTCGGCCCTTTGGTCAAACTGGAGGCCGACTATGACAAAAAGCTTAAAGAGTCTCAG aCTCAAGACAATATAACCGTCAGGTGGGACCTGGGGTTAAACAAAAAGCGGATTGCTTATTTCACGCTTCCCAAGACGGATTCAG ATATGCGGCTGATGCAGGGTGACGAGATCTGCCTGCGGTACAAAGGAGACCTGGCTCCTATGTGGAAGGGCATCGGTCACGTCATCAAAGTCCCCGACA ACTACGGGGATGAAATTGCCATCGAGTTGCGCAGCAGCGTCGGAGCGCCTGTGGAAATTCCTCATAACTTCCAGGTGGACTTTGTTTGGAAATCAACTTCCTTTGACAG GATGCAAAGCGCCCTGAAGACATTTGCCGTTGACGAGACCTCCGTGTCCGGCTACATTTACCACAAACTCCTGGGCCACGAGGTCGAAGATGTCACCATCAAGTGCCAGCTGCCAAAGCGCTTCACTGCCCCGGGCCTGCCAGACCTCAACCACTCACAG GTTTACGCTGTAAAGACGGTGCTGCAGAGGCCGCTCAGTCTCATCCAGGGGCCGCCCGGCACCGGCAAGACCGTCACCTCGGCCACCATCGTCTACCACCTGTCTCGACAGGGCAATGG ACCCGTTCTGGTGTGCGCTCCCAGTAACATCGCCGTGGATCAGCTGACGGAGAAGATCGACAAGACCGGCCTGAAGGTGGTCAGGCTGTGCGCCAAGAGCCGGGAGGCCATCGAGTCCCCCGTCTCGTTCCTGGCCCTCCACAACCAGATCAGTAACATGGACAG CATGCCGGAGCttcagaagctgcagcagctgaaggatgAAACTGGAGAGCTGTCGTCTGCTGACGAGAAACGTTACCGGGCTCTGAAGCGCACCGCTGAGAGGGAGCTGCTCATG AACGCTGATGTGATTTGCTGCACCTGCGTTGGAGCTGGAGATCCCCGTCTGGCCAAGATGCAGTTCCGCTCCATCCTGATCGACGAGAGCACCCAGGCCACCGAGCCGGAGTGCATGGTGCCCGTGGTGCTGGGAGCCAAGCAG ctgATTCTCGTGGGCGACCACTGCCAGCTGGGCCCGGTGGTGATGTGCAAGAAGGCCGCCAAGGCAGGCCTGTCTCAGTCTCTGTTTGAGCGACTGGTGGTGCTGGGAATCCGGCCAATCCGCCTGCAGGTCCAGTACCGCATGCACCCAGCTCTCAGTGCCTTCCCATCAAACATCTTCTACGAGGGCTCCCTGCAGAACGGCGTCACAGCAG CTGATCGCATCAAGAAGGGTTTTGACTTCCAGTGGCCTCAGCCGGACAAGCCCATGTTCTTCTACGTGACTCAGGGTCAGGAGGAAATCGCCAGTTCTGGAACATCATATCTGAACAG gactGAGGCGGCAAACGTGGAGAAAATCACCACAAGGTTGCTGAAGGCTGGAGCTAAACCCGACCAGATCGGCATCATCACGCCGTACGAGGGGCAGCGCTCCTACCTGGTCCAGTACATGCAGTTCAGTGGCTCCCTTCACACCAAGCTGTACCAG CAAGTGGAAATTGCCAGTGTGGACGCCTTCCAGGGCAGAGAGAAGGACTTTATCATCCTTTCTTGTGTTCGAGCCAATGAGCATCAGGGCATCGGCTTCCTGAATGACCCGCGTCGCCTCAACGTGGCGCTGACCAGAGCAAA GTACGGTGTGATCATTGTGGGGAATCCCAAAGCGCTCTCCAAGCAGCCGCTGTGGAACAACCTGCTGAACTACTACAAGGAGCAGAAGGTCCTGGTGGAAGGACCCCTCAACAACCTCCGAGAGAGCCTCATGCAGTTCAGCAAGCCTCGCAAACTGGTCAACACCATCAACCCT GGTGGACGTTTCATGAGCACGGCCATGTACGACGCCCGCGAGGCGCTCATCCCAGGCTCCGCCTACGACCGCAGCAGCACTG CTGGACGTCCGTCCAACATGTACTTTCAAACGCATGATCAGATCGGGATGATCGGCGCCGGGCCGGGTCAGATGGCTGCGATGAATATCCCTATACCCTTCAACCTGGTGATGCCTCCGATGCCTCCGCCCAGCTATCTGGGTCAGACCAATGGTCCTGCAGCAG GCCGCGGTGCTATGAAGGGTAAGCCTGGCCGTGGCGGTAGACAGCGGGTCCGCGGTTCGGGTCACCAGGGCACCAGTCAGGGTAACGGACCCAACAGCCAGGCCAGCCAGGACGGGGCCTCCCAGTCTTTCTCCCAGGGGCCGCTGACTCAGGGTTACATCTCTATGAGCCAGCCGTCTCAGATGAGCCAGCCTGGCCTCTCCCAGCCAGAGTTGTCCCAG GATAGCTACCTGGGCGATGAATTCAAGTCCCAGATCGACGTGGCTCTGTCCCAGGACTCCACTTACCAGGGTGAACGCGCGTACCAGCATGGCGGGGTGACCGGACTGTCACAGTACTAA